The following proteins come from a genomic window of Aequorivita marisscotiae:
- the ychF gene encoding redox-regulated ATPase YchF, protein MKAGIVGLPNVGKSTLFNCLSNAKAQSANFPFCTIEPNIGVVNVPDKRLLKLEELVKPERVLPATVEIVDIAGLVKGASKGEGLGNQFLSNIRETDAILHVLRCFNDDNIVHVDGSVNPIRDKETIDIELQLKDLETVDKKLEKVKRAARTGNKEAQKEEAALLKVKTGLEAGISVRAIELSAEEREEYIADSQFITDKPVLYVCNVDEAAAATGNDYVDKVRAAVADENAEVLVLAVGTEADITELDTFEERQMFLEDLGLDEAGSAKLIRSAYKLLNLQTYFTAGVKEVRAWTIPVGATAPQAAGVIHTDFEKGFIRAEVIKYDDFVTYGSEAKVKEAGKMGVEGKEYIVKDGDVMHFRFNV, encoded by the coding sequence ATGAAAGCAGGTATTGTAGGATTGCCAAACGTTGGAAAATCCACTCTTTTTAATTGTTTGTCCAATGCAAAGGCACAGAGTGCCAATTTTCCCTTCTGTACCATCGAGCCTAATATTGGCGTTGTAAATGTACCGGACAAGCGCTTGTTAAAGTTGGAGGAATTGGTAAAACCAGAGCGCGTACTACCTGCAACTGTTGAAATAGTAGATATTGCAGGCCTTGTAAAAGGAGCCAGCAAAGGGGAGGGGCTCGGCAACCAGTTTTTGAGCAACATCCGCGAAACCGATGCTATTCTTCATGTATTGCGTTGTTTTAACGATGATAATATTGTACACGTAGATGGTAGCGTAAATCCTATTCGCGATAAGGAAACAATAGATATTGAACTGCAATTAAAAGATCTGGAAACGGTAGACAAAAAACTGGAAAAAGTAAAACGCGCGGCTCGTACCGGAAATAAAGAAGCACAAAAAGAAGAGGCAGCTTTGTTAAAGGTAAAAACGGGTCTAGAAGCCGGAATCTCCGTTCGGGCAATTGAACTTTCTGCCGAGGAACGTGAGGAGTATATAGCCGACTCCCAATTTATAACAGACAAGCCTGTGCTTTACGTTTGTAATGTAGATGAAGCTGCAGCCGCAACGGGCAACGACTATGTGGATAAAGTAAGAGCAGCGGTAGCCGATGAAAATGCCGAGGTTTTAGTTTTGGCAGTTGGCACCGAAGCCGATATTACCGAACTCGACACCTTCGAAGAACGCCAAATGTTTTTGGAAGATTTGGGATTGGACGAGGCGGGTTCTGCTAAATTAATTCGTAGTGCCTATAAACTGCTAAACCTGCAAACCTATTTTACGGCCGGTGTAAAGGAAGTACGGGCGTGGACCATTCCCGTTGGTGCTACAGCACCTCAGGCGGCCGGTGTTATTCACACCGATTTTGAGAAAGGCTTTATCCGCGCCGAAGTTATAAAATACGACGATTTTGTTACTTACGGTAGCGAGGCCAAAGTAAAGGAAGCAGGAAAAATGGGAGTAGAAGGAAAGGAGTATATCGTAAAGGATGGCGATGTAATGCACTTCCGTTT
- a CDS encoding 4Fe-4S binding protein, translated as MAIIITDECINCGACEPECPNTAIYEGADDWRYADGTDLEGNVVLPNGKQVDANEAQEPVSDEIYFIVADKCTECKGFHDEPQCAAVCPVDCCVPDEDNVETDEELLAKQAFMHKK; from the coding sequence ATGGCAATTATAATAACAGACGAATGTATAAACTGCGGTGCTTGCGAGCCCGAATGCCCGAATACGGCAATATATGAAGGTGCCGACGATTGGCGTTATGCCGATGGCACCGACTTGGAAGGCAATGTTGTGCTTCCAAATGGAAAACAGGTAGATGCTAATGAAGCTCAAGAACCTGTAAGCGACGAAATATACTTTATAGTAGCAGATAAATGTACCGAGTGCAAAGGTTTTCATGATGAACCACAATGTGCCGCCGTATGCCCCGTAGATTGCTGCGTTCCCGATGAGGACAACGTAGAAACCGATGAGGAACTACTGGCCAAGCAAGCCTTTATGCACAAAAAGTAA
- a CDS encoding acyl-CoA reductase, producing the protein MQIKDRINAFIKLGKFLGEINTETNHILKKAEAENGWFTPDNISFALKNWSQALSEENLEQWVAAYNLEEAQPKTVAIIMAGNIPLVGFHDFLSVLITGNKVLAKLSSNDKTLLPYLASHLISVEPRFKDLIEFTEGRLQNFDAVIATGSNNTARYFEYYFGKYPNIIRKNRNSVAVLTGEETEAELVKLADDIFRYFGLGCRNVSKIYIPENYNFEAFFKAMYSWKAIINNHKYINNYDYNKAVYLMDSFPLLDNEFMILKQDTGFSSPISVVFYEFYPGLESLKADLKANEMQIQCLVSKAGFTNEVAFGEAQHPQLWDYADGVDTVAFLLKI; encoded by the coding sequence ATGCAAATAAAGGACAGAATTAACGCTTTTATCAAATTAGGGAAATTTCTTGGCGAAATTAACACCGAAACCAATCATATTTTAAAGAAAGCCGAAGCGGAAAACGGATGGTTTACCCCGGATAATATATCATTTGCCTTAAAAAATTGGAGTCAGGCGCTGAGTGAAGAAAATTTGGAGCAGTGGGTTGCAGCGTATAATTTGGAGGAAGCACAGCCAAAAACCGTCGCTATTATTATGGCGGGCAATATTCCATTGGTGGGATTCCACGATTTTCTCTCTGTGTTAATTACGGGAAACAAGGTTTTGGCGAAGCTTTCGTCTAACGATAAAACCTTACTGCCCTATCTGGCAAGCCATTTAATATCCGTTGAGCCCAGATTTAAGGATTTAATTGAATTTACCGAAGGGAGACTGCAAAACTTTGATGCGGTAATAGCTACCGGAAGTAATAATACGGCGCGCTATTTTGAATATTACTTTGGAAAATACCCGAATATTATCCGCAAAAACCGAAATTCGGTTGCAGTGTTAACTGGGGAAGAAACCGAAGCTGAACTCGTAAAACTCGCCGACGATATTTTTAGGTATTTTGGATTGGGCTGCCGCAACGTTTCAAAAATTTACATTCCCGAAAACTATAATTTTGAAGCGTTTTTTAAGGCTATGTATAGTTGGAAGGCAATTATAAACAACCATAAGTACATCAATAATTACGATTACAACAAGGCGGTGTATTTAATGGACAGTTTTCCGCTCTTAGACAATGAGTTTATGATACTAAAGCAAGATACTGGCTTCTCCTCGCCTATTTCGGTGGTTTTTTACGAATTCTACCCAGGGTTGGAAAGTTTAAAAGCAGATTTAAAGGCGAATGAAATGCAGATTCAATGTTTGGTTTCAAAAGCAGGGTTTACCAATGAAGTTGCTTTTGGGGAAGCGCAACACCCACAACTTTGGGATTATGCCGACGGGGTAGATACGGTGGCATTTTTATTAAAAATTTAA
- the serC gene encoding 3-phosphoserine/phosphohydroxythreonine transaminase: MKKHNFSAGPCILPQSVLQQAAAAVKNFNDLNLSLLEISHRSKDFVAVMDTARSLALTHLGLQNKGYQALFLQGGASMQFLMTAYNLLEKKAAYLNTGTWSDKAIKEAKLLGEVVEVASSKSDNFNYIPKNYSIPGDADYFHCTSNNTIFGTQLQQFPETDIPMVCDMSSDIFSRQLDFSKFDLIYAGAQKNMGPAGATLVVVKEEILGKVSRAIPSMLNYKVQIGKESMFNTPSVFAVYVSMLTLQWLEDAGGISAIEKVNNQKAALLYAEIDRNSLFEGYVAKKEDRSKMNATFNLKDEQLKATFDDTLKQAGISGINGHRSVGGYRASMYNALPLESVAVLVDVMQTVEKGA; encoded by the coding sequence ATGAAGAAACATAATTTTAGCGCAGGGCCTTGCATATTACCGCAATCGGTTTTGCAACAAGCTGCCGCAGCTGTAAAAAACTTCAACGATTTAAACCTTTCGTTATTGGAAATTTCGCACCGAAGCAAAGATTTTGTTGCGGTAATGGACACTGCCCGAAGTTTGGCATTAACGCATTTGGGGCTTCAGAATAAAGGATACCAAGCCTTATTTTTGCAAGGTGGGGCGAGTATGCAGTTTTTGATGACGGCTTATAATTTATTGGAAAAAAAAGCGGCGTATTTAAACACCGGCACTTGGAGCGACAAGGCCATAAAAGAGGCTAAGCTCTTGGGGGAAGTGGTGGAAGTAGCATCATCAAAAAGCGATAACTTTAATTATATCCCAAAAAACTATAGTATTCCGGGCGATGCGGATTACTTTCACTGTACCAGTAATAATACCATTTTTGGTACGCAACTACAGCAGTTTCCCGAAACCGACATCCCGATGGTTTGCGATATGAGCAGCGATATTTTTTCGCGGCAGTTGGATTTTTCAAAATTCGATTTAATATATGCCGGGGCGCAAAAAAATATGGGGCCGGCGGGAGCTACGTTGGTGGTGGTAAAGGAAGAAATACTCGGAAAGGTTTCGCGCGCCATTCCATCTATGCTTAATTACAAGGTGCAGATAGGGAAAGAGAGTATGTTTAATACGCCATCGGTATTTGCGGTGTATGTTTCAATGTTGACCCTACAGTGGTTGGAGGATGCTGGGGGAATTTCTGCAATAGAAAAGGTAAACAATCAAAAGGCCGCCCTTCTTTATGCCGAAATAGATAGAAACTCACTTTTTGAAGGCTATGTAGCCAAGAAAGAGGACCGTTCTAAAATGAATGCCACCTTTAATTTAAAGGACGAACAGTTAAAAGCCACCTTTGACGATACTTTAAAACAGGCTGGTATTAGCGGGATAAACGGGCACCGTAGTGTTGGCGGGTACAGAGCATCTATGTATAATGCGCTGCCTTTGGAAAGTGTGGCGGTTTTGGTAGATGTTATGCAAACGGTTGAAAAAGGCGCTTAA
- a CDS encoding D-2-hydroxyacid dehydrogenase, with product MKILANDGISKSGVKALENAGFEVIVVSVAQEQLQNYINEHHIEVLLVRSATKVRKDLIDNCPSLKIIGRGGVGMDNIDVDYALKNGINVINTPAASSESVAELVFAHLFGGVRYLHDANRNMPLDGDTKFKELKKSYGSGRELRGKTLGIIGFGRIGRQVAKIALGCGMKVIASDHEVGEADITLTFYDGQEVTLKIKTAPIDKLIKKSDFISLHVPSQSGYLIGKDEIAKMKDGVGIVNTARGGILNEAALLEAIEDGKVSFAALDVFENEPTPSIKVLMNDAISLTPHIGAATNEAQDRIGIELAEQIISLLTKA from the coding sequence ATGAAGATATTAGCAAATGACGGTATTTCAAAAAGCGGAGTAAAAGCGTTGGAAAATGCAGGTTTTGAAGTAATAGTAGTAAGTGTAGCGCAGGAACAGCTTCAAAATTACATCAACGAACACCATATAGAAGTACTTTTGGTACGCAGTGCCACCAAAGTGCGGAAAGATTTAATAGACAACTGCCCATCGTTAAAAATAATAGGTCGCGGTGGCGTTGGCATGGACAATATAGATGTGGATTACGCACTAAAAAACGGAATAAACGTAATAAATACCCCGGCGGCTTCTTCGGAGTCGGTTGCCGAGTTGGTATTTGCACATTTGTTTGGGGGCGTTCGCTATCTTCACGATGCCAATAGAAATATGCCATTAGACGGCGATACCAAGTTTAAGGAATTAAAGAAGAGTTACGGCTCGGGGCGCGAATTGCGCGGAAAAACATTGGGAATTATAGGCTTTGGGCGAATTGGGCGGCAGGTAGCCAAAATAGCTTTGGGCTGTGGGATGAAAGTAATTGCCAGCGACCACGAAGTTGGGGAAGCCGATATTACGCTTACTTTTTACGACGGACAGGAGGTTACTTTAAAAATAAAGACCGCGCCAATAGATAAGCTTATCAAAAAGAGCGATTTTATTAGTTTGCACGTGCCTTCACAATCGGGGTATTTAATTGGAAAAGACGAAATTGCCAAAATGAAAGACGGCGTGGGCATTGTGAACACTGCACGCGGTGGGATACTTAACGAAGCTGCACTTTTGGAAGCTATTGAGGATGGGAAGGTTTCGTTCGCGGCCTTGGATGTTTTTGAGAATGAGCCCACTCCTTCGATTAAAGTTTTAATGAATGACGCTATTTCGCTTACGCCACATATTGGTGCCGCCACAAACGAAGCGCAGGACCGTATAGGCATTGAGCTTGCCGAACAAATAATAAGCTTATTGACGAAGGCCTAA